In Stutzerimonas stutzeri, a genomic segment contains:
- a CDS encoding CTP synthase, producing MTRYIFVTGGVVSSLGKGIASASLAAILEARGLKVTMLKLDPYINVDPGTMSPFQHGEVFVTHDGAETDLDLGHYERFIRTTMTQNNNFTTGRVYEDVLRRERRGDYLGATIQVIPHITDEIKRRIIKGAGDADVALVEVGGTVGDIESQPFLEAIRQLRVEVGAKRAMLMHLTLVPYIATAGETKTKPTQHSVKELRSIGLQPDVLVCRSDHPIDVSSRRKIALFTNVEERAVISLEDVDTIYKIPGVLHAQGLDDFVVERFGLECGGADLSEWDRVVDAKLNPEREVTIAMVGKYMELLDAYKSLIEAMSHAGIQSRTKVNLRYIDSEDIENQGTGLLEGMDAILVPGGFGLRGVEGKIATVKYARENKIPYLGICLGMQVAVIEFARDVLGWTDANSTEFDKDSGHPVVGLITEWADATGTVETRTDASDLGGTMRLGAQECGLEAGSNVFACYGKERIVERHRHRYEVNNNLLPQLQAAGLKITGRSGDGALVEVVEAPDHPWFVACQFHPEFTSTPRDGHPLFSGFVKAALDHKAGKA from the coding sequence ATGACGCGCTACATCTTCGTCACGGGTGGTGTTGTTTCTTCATTGGGGAAAGGCATCGCCTCGGCTTCATTGGCGGCCATCCTGGAGGCGCGGGGCCTGAAGGTCACGATGCTCAAGCTGGACCCTTACATCAACGTCGATCCGGGCACCATGAGCCCGTTTCAGCACGGTGAAGTGTTCGTTACCCACGACGGCGCTGAGACCGATCTGGACTTGGGTCACTATGAGCGGTTCATCCGCACGACCATGACCCAGAACAACAATTTCACCACCGGCCGTGTTTACGAAGACGTGCTGCGTCGCGAGCGCCGCGGTGATTACTTGGGCGCGACCATCCAGGTCATCCCGCACATCACTGACGAGATCAAACGCCGGATCATCAAGGGCGCTGGTGATGCTGATGTCGCGCTGGTGGAAGTTGGCGGTACCGTTGGCGATATCGAGTCGCAACCTTTCCTCGAGGCGATCCGCCAGCTTCGTGTCGAAGTCGGTGCCAAGCGCGCCATGCTGATGCACCTGACGCTGGTGCCGTACATCGCCACCGCTGGCGAGACCAAGACCAAGCCGACTCAGCACTCGGTCAAGGAGCTGCGCTCCATTGGCCTGCAGCCTGACGTGCTGGTCTGCCGCTCCGACCATCCTATCGATGTGTCCTCGCGCCGCAAGATCGCGTTGTTCACTAACGTCGAAGAGCGCGCGGTGATCAGCCTGGAAGATGTCGACACCATCTATAAGATCCCAGGTGTTCTGCATGCGCAGGGTCTGGACGATTTCGTCGTCGAGCGCTTCGGCCTGGAATGCGGCGGCGCTGACCTCTCCGAATGGGACCGCGTAGTAGACGCGAAGCTGAATCCTGAAAGAGAAGTCACCATCGCCATGGTCGGCAAATACATGGAACTTCTGGATGCTTACAAATCTCTGATCGAGGCGATGAGCCACGCCGGGATCCAGAGCCGTACCAAAGTGAACCTTCGTTACATCGACTCCGAAGATATCGAAAACCAGGGCACCGGTCTGTTGGAAGGCATGGATGCGATTCTGGTTCCGGGCGGTTTCGGCTTGCGCGGCGTCGAAGGCAAGATTGCCACGGTCAAATACGCGCGCGAGAACAAGATTCCTTATCTCGGCATCTGCCTCGGCATGCAGGTGGCGGTAATCGAGTTCGCCCGTGACGTGCTCGGCTGGACCGACGCCAACTCGACCGAGTTCGACAAGGACAGCGGTCATCCCGTTGTCGGTCTGATCACCGAGTGGGCGGATGCTACCGGCACTGTGGAGACCCGTACCGATGCTTCCGACTTGGGCGGTACCATGCGTCTGGGTGCGCAGGAGTGCGGCCTTGAGGCGGGCTCCAATGTCTTTGCTTGCTATGGCAAGGAGCGCATCGTCGAGCGCCACCGCCATCGCTATGAAGTGAACAACAATCTGTTGCCACAGCTGCAGGCAGCCGGCTTGAAAATCACTGGTCGCTCGGGCGACGGTGCACTGGTCGAAGTAGTCGAAGCACCTGATCATCCATGGTTCGTGGCCTGCCAGTTCCACCCGGAATTCACTTCCACACCACGCGACGGCCATCCGCTGTTCAGTGGTTTCGTCAAGGCAGCGCTGGATCACAAGGCGGGCAAGGCATGA
- a CDS encoding acetyl-CoA carboxylase carboxyltransferase subunit alpha, protein MNPNFLDFEQPIADLQAKIEELRLVGNDNSLNIGDEIARLQDKSESLTESIFGNLTSWQIARLARHPQRPYTLDYISHLFTEFEELHGDRHFSDDAAIVGGTARLNGEPVMIIGHQKGREVREKVRRNFGMPRPEGYRKACRLMEMAERFKMPILTFIDTPGAYPGIDAEERNQSEAIAWNLRVMARLKTPIIATVIGEGGSGGALAIGVCDQLNMLQYSTYAVISPEGCASILWRTADKAPEAAEAMGVTAERLKDLGIVDKVISEPLGGAHRNPASTAASLREELTAQLEMLKGLDTEALLTRRYERLMSYGIA, encoded by the coding sequence ATGAACCCGAATTTTCTCGATTTCGAACAGCCGATCGCCGACCTGCAAGCCAAGATCGAAGAATTGCGCCTGGTTGGTAACGACAACTCGCTGAATATCGGCGATGAAATTGCCCGCCTGCAAGACAAGAGTGAGTCGCTCACCGAGAGCATCTTCGGCAATCTCACCAGCTGGCAGATTGCCCGCTTGGCTCGCCACCCGCAGCGTCCCTACACACTCGATTACATCAGCCATCTCTTTACCGAATTCGAAGAGCTGCATGGCGATCGCCACTTCTCCGATGACGCTGCTATCGTTGGCGGTACGGCGCGCCTGAACGGTGAGCCGGTCATGATCATCGGTCACCAGAAAGGCCGTGAGGTCCGGGAGAAGGTGCGCCGCAACTTCGGCATGCCGCGTCCGGAAGGCTATCGTAAAGCCTGCCGTCTGATGGAAATGGCCGAGCGCTTCAAGATGCCGATCCTGACCTTTATCGATACCCCGGGTGCCTATCCTGGCATCGATGCTGAAGAGCGCAACCAGAGCGAGGCGATTGCCTGGAACCTGCGGGTCATGGCACGTCTGAAAACACCGATCATTGCCACGGTAATCGGTGAGGGCGGTTCGGGCGGTGCGTTGGCAATCGGTGTCTGCGATCAGCTGAATATGCTGCAGTATTCCACCTACGCGGTAATCTCGCCCGAAGGCTGTGCCTCGATTCTCTGGCGTACCGCGGACAAGGCGCCGGAAGCGGCCGAGGCCATGGGTGTCACTGCCGAGCGTCTGAAAGACCTGGGAATCGTCGACAAAGTGATCTCCGAGCCGTTGGGCGGCGCCCATCGGAATCCGGCTTCGACAGCTGCATCCTTGCGCGAAGAGCTGACCGCTCAGCTCGAAATGCTCAAGGGGCTCGACACCGAAGCGTTGCTTACCCGTCGCTACGAGCGTCTGATGAGCTACGGTATCGCCTGA
- the tilS gene encoding tRNA lysidine(34) synthetase TilS — MSLESRLLDALQPWRAAPRWHVAFSGGLDSSVLLHMLARLSARERLPPISAIHIHHGLQSVADGWPAHCRSFCKALGLELQVVPVRVEPGTSLERAAREARYAALGEQVRTAEVLFTAQHRDDQAETLLFRLLRGAGVRGLAGMPAARVLGGGWLVRPLLNARRAELEAYAQAHGLVWIDDPSNQCTDHARNYLRHEVMPLLQRRWPGVSGSMARAAGHLAEAQHLLNELAEIDLHQARPNGRHPWLAIPNLSLSALTKLSPARQRNALRHWLVGRTTLPDSDHWVGWDALRDAAVDAAPVWRLAAGEMHRGDGRIWWLSGPWLVAPTEPVHWLRPDTALQLPSNGSLRLAGHHDSKGSLQVRYRQGGESLNVPARGRRDLKRLLNEAGVPGFVRPRLPLLYRGDELVAVANLPQLNAQALSLIWTPPTDVRFELMGSFE, encoded by the coding sequence ATGTCTCTCGAGTCCCGCCTGCTTGATGCCCTGCAACCCTGGCGTGCCGCGCCTCGTTGGCACGTGGCGTTTTCTGGCGGGCTCGACTCAAGCGTACTGCTGCATATGTTGGCGCGCTTATCGGCTCGCGAGCGACTGCCACCGATAAGCGCGATCCATATTCACCATGGGCTGCAGTCGGTTGCTGATGGCTGGCCGGCGCATTGTCGATCGTTCTGCAAAGCGCTGGGCTTGGAGCTCCAGGTCGTACCCGTTCGGGTCGAGCCCGGCACAAGCCTAGAGCGCGCAGCCCGAGAGGCGCGCTATGCCGCGCTCGGCGAACAGGTGCGCACTGCCGAGGTGCTGTTCACTGCCCAGCATCGAGACGATCAGGCCGAAACATTGCTTTTTCGTCTGCTGCGCGGCGCGGGCGTGCGGGGGCTTGCCGGCATGCCCGCCGCACGAGTGCTGGGCGGCGGTTGGCTGGTGCGGCCACTGCTGAACGCCAGACGTGCTGAGCTCGAAGCCTATGCGCAAGCGCACGGGCTGGTCTGGATCGATGATCCGAGCAATCAATGCACCGATCACGCGCGCAACTACCTTCGTCATGAGGTCATGCCGCTGCTGCAGCGTCGCTGGCCGGGCGTGTCGGGCAGCATGGCGCGCGCGGCCGGGCATCTCGCCGAGGCGCAGCACTTGCTGAACGAACTGGCCGAGATCGATCTTCACCAAGCTCGGCCGAACGGGCGTCATCCATGGCTGGCAATACCGAATCTCTCCCTGTCTGCACTGACGAAGCTCAGTCCGGCCCGCCAGCGCAATGCGCTACGGCATTGGCTGGTGGGGCGGACGACGCTTCCCGATAGCGATCATTGGGTCGGCTGGGACGCGTTGCGCGACGCCGCAGTGGATGCCGCGCCGGTCTGGCGGTTGGCCGCAGGCGAAATGCATAGGGGAGACGGACGCATCTGGTGGCTTTCCGGGCCCTGGCTGGTGGCGCCGACCGAGCCGGTCCACTGGCTGCGGCCTGATACCGCTCTCCAACTGCCAAGCAATGGCAGCCTGCGCCTGGCAGGCCACCACGACAGCAAGGGCTCGCTACAGGTACGTTACCGCCAGGGCGGTGAGTCGCTGAACGTGCCCGCGCGAGGGCGGCGTGACCTCAAGCGATTGCTCAACGAGGCCGGAGTGCCGGGTTTCGTTCGCCCGCGCCTGCCATTGCTCTACCGCGGTGACGAGCTGGTTGCCGTGGCGAATCTGCCGCAGTTGAATGCCCAGGCGCTGTCACTGATCTGGACGCCGCCGACCGACGTCAGGTTTGAGCTGATGGGGTCTTTCGAGTAG
- the ftsB gene encoding cell division protein FtsB, with amino-acid sequence MRSPHWLFVVLILMLGGLQYRLWVGEGSLAQVSGLNKQIAEQQGENQRLLDRNRILEAEVVELKQGMETVEERARHELGMVKEGETLYQLTE; translated from the coding sequence ATGCGCAGTCCCCACTGGTTGTTCGTTGTACTGATCCTGATGCTGGGCGGTCTGCAGTATCGTCTTTGGGTGGGCGAGGGCAGCCTTGCTCAGGTCAGTGGGCTGAACAAGCAGATCGCCGAACAGCAGGGCGAGAATCAGCGCCTTCTCGACCGCAACCGCATTCTCGAAGCCGAGGTAGTAGAGCTCAAGCAGGGCATGGAAACCGTCGAGGAGCGTGCGCGCCACGAACTTGGCATGGTCAAAGAGGGCGAAACTCTCTACCAGCTCACCGAGTGA
- the rnhB gene encoding ribonuclease HII, with protein MQMGLDFNLVEELVAGVDEVGRGPLCGPVVTAAVILNPRRPIEGLNDSKKLTEARREALFDEICEKALAWCIARAEVQEIDQLNILHATMLAMQRAVEGLSVTPRLALIDGNRCPQLAVPSASVIQGDGQVPAIAAASILAKVSRDREMCALDLCYPGYGLAAHKGYPTPNHLEALQRLGPTIIHRRSFAPVRILLEQATLAEPVSVTVALPV; from the coding sequence ATGCAGATGGGACTGGATTTCAACCTGGTCGAAGAGCTGGTCGCCGGCGTCGATGAAGTGGGCCGCGGCCCGCTTTGCGGTCCCGTCGTGACAGCAGCGGTTATTCTAAATCCGCGACGCCCCATCGAGGGGCTCAATGATTCGAAGAAGCTGACCGAAGCGCGACGTGAGGCACTGTTCGATGAAATCTGCGAAAAGGCGCTAGCGTGGTGCATCGCGCGCGCCGAGGTGCAGGAGATAGACCAGCTGAACATCCTCCACGCCACCATGCTGGCGATGCAGCGCGCGGTTGAAGGTCTGAGCGTGACGCCACGGTTGGCACTGATCGACGGCAATCGCTGCCCACAGCTTGCAGTGCCCAGCGCCTCGGTAATACAGGGTGATGGGCAGGTGCCCGCAATCGCGGCTGCCTCGATCCTGGCCAAGGTCAGTCGTGATCGGGAAATGTGTGCGCTGGATCTGTGCTATCCCGGCTATGGCCTCGCCGCGCATAAAGGCTATCCGACCCCGAACCACCTGGAAGCGCTGCAGCGGCTTGGTCCAACGATAATTCATCGTCGTTCGTTTGCGCCTGTACGCATTCTGCTAGAGCAGGCCACTCTGGCCGAGCCCGTCAGCGTCACGGTCGCTTTGCCGGTCTGA
- the eno gene encoding phosphopyruvate hydratase — translation MAKIVDIKGREVLDSRGNPTVEADVILDNGIIGSACAPSGASTGSREALELRDGDKSRYMGKGVLKAVSNINGPIRDLLLGKDPLDQKALDRAMIELDGTENKASLGANAILAVSLAAAKAAAQDQDLPLYAHIANLNGTPGQYSMPVPMMNIINGGEHADNNVDIQEFMVQPVGAKTFADALRMGAEIFHHLKAVLKARGLSTSVGDEGGFAPNLASNEDALAAIAEAVANAGYTLGDDVTLALDCASSEFFKNGKYDLAGEGKVFDAAGFADYLAGLSERYPIISIEDGMDESDWDGWKVLTDKIGKKVQLVGDDLFVTNTKILKEGIEKGIGNSILIKFNQIGSLTETLEAIQMAKAAGYTAVISHRSGETEDSTIADLAVGTAAGQIKTGSLCRSDRVSKYNQLLRIEEQLGGKAAYKGRAEFRA, via the coding sequence ATGGCAAAGATCGTCGACATCAAAGGGCGTGAGGTTCTCGACTCCCGCGGTAATCCCACCGTGGAAGCGGACGTTATCCTGGATAACGGCATCATCGGCAGCGCCTGTGCGCCGTCGGGTGCATCCACCGGTTCCCGCGAGGCGCTGGAGCTGCGCGATGGCGACAAGAGCCGTTACATGGGCAAGGGTGTGCTGAAAGCGGTCAGCAACATCAACGGCCCTATCCGTGATCTGCTGCTGGGCAAGGATCCTTTGGATCAGAAGGCACTGGACCGCGCAATGATCGAGCTGGACGGTACCGAGAACAAGGCATCGCTGGGCGCCAATGCGATCCTCGCCGTGTCGCTGGCCGCCGCCAAAGCTGCTGCCCAGGATCAGGACCTGCCGCTGTACGCACACATCGCCAACCTCAATGGCACGCCTGGTCAATACTCCATGCCGGTGCCAATGATGAACATCATCAACGGCGGCGAGCATGCCGACAACAACGTCGACATCCAGGAATTCATGGTGCAGCCGGTCGGCGCCAAGACCTTTGCCGATGCGCTGCGCATGGGCGCAGAGATCTTCCATCACCTGAAAGCCGTACTCAAAGCGCGCGGCCTGAGCACCTCGGTCGGTGACGAGGGCGGTTTCGCCCCGAACCTCGCATCCAACGAAGACGCTTTGGCGGCAATTGCCGAAGCTGTGGCCAACGCCGGCTACACGCTCGGTGATGACGTCACCCTGGCCCTCGACTGCGCCTCCAGCGAGTTCTTCAAGAATGGCAAATATGACCTGGCCGGCGAAGGCAAAGTCTTCGATGCTGCCGGTTTCGCCGACTACCTGGCTGGTTTGTCCGAGCGCTATCCGATCATCTCCATCGAAGACGGCATGGATGAGTCCGACTGGGACGGCTGGAAGGTTCTGACGGACAAGATCGGTAAGAAGGTCCAGCTGGTTGGCGACGATCTATTCGTGACCAACACCAAGATCCTCAAGGAAGGCATCGAGAAGGGCATCGGTAACTCGATCCTGATCAAGTTCAACCAGATCGGCTCGCTGACCGAAACGCTGGAAGCCATCCAGATGGCCAAAGCGGCCGGTTACACCGCGGTGATCTCGCATCGCTCCGGCGAGACCGAAGACAGCACCATTGCCGACCTGGCCGTAGGGACTGCCGCCGGCCAGATCAAGACCGGTTCGCTGTGCCGTTCCGATCGCGTCTCCAAGTACAACCAGCTGCTGCGTATCGAAGAGCAGCTCGGCGGAAAAGCAGCCTACAAAGGTCGTGCCGAGTTTCGCGCCTGA
- the dnaE gene encoding DNA polymerase III subunit alpha, giving the protein MPVSFVHLRLHTEYSLVDGLVRVKPLVKSVAGAGMPAVAVTDQSNMCSLVKFYKAAQGAGIKPICGADIWLASREEDGPLSRLTLLAMNSKGYRNLTELVSRGWTEGQRNDQIIIERDWVKAAADGLIALSGAKEGEIGHALLDGEEALADALLAEWQAVFPQRFYLEVQRTSRVNDEEHLHAAVALAQRCSVPLVATNDVRFLKQEDFEAHETRVCIGESRTLDDSRRPRNYSDQQYLKTPEEMWELFSDLPEALENTVEIARRCNIEVQLGTYFLPDFPVPDGMTMDEYFRKVSFDGLDERLEVLLPKDTPDYEAKKQVYVDRLNFELDIIIQMGFPGYFLIVMDFIQWAKNNGVPVGPGRGSGAGSLVAYVQKITDLDPLAYDLLFERFLNPERVSMPDFDVDFCMDGRDRVIDYVAEKYGRNAVSQIITFGTMAAKAVVRDVARVQGKSYGLADRLSKMIPFEVGMTLEKAYEMEEPLRDFLAVDEDAREIWDMALKLEGITRGTGKHAGGVVIAPTKLTDFAPIACDDEGGSLVTQFDKDDVEQAGLVKFDFLGLRTLTIIKWAMETINREQAKKGLEPLNIDFIPLDDKPTFSLLQKAETTAVFQLESRGMKELIKKLKPDCLEDLIALVALFRPGPLQSGMVDDFINRKHGRAEISYPHSDYQYEGLKPVLAPTYGIILYQEQVMQIAQVMGGYTLGQADMLRRAMGKKKPEEMAKQRGGFIEGCANNGIDADLAGNIFDLVEKFAGYGFNKSHSAAYGLVSYQTAWLKAHYPSPFMAAVLSADMHNTDKVVTLIEECRSMKLRIDAPDVNNSEFKFTVSDEGRIIYGLGAIKGVGEGPVEAICECRNEGGPFKDLFDFCSRVDLKRINKRTLEALIRGGALDRLGPYFSDEPKAYQANIDRNRAVLMSAMEEAIQAAEQTARSLDSGHADLFGGLFAEPEADVYANHRKARELSLKERLKGEKDTLGLYLTGHPIDEYEGEVRRFARQRIIDLRPARGEQTIAGLIVNLRVMKNKKGDKMGFITLDDRSGRIEASLFAEAFNSAQALLQTDALVVVEGEVSNDDFSGGLRLRAKRVMSLEEARTGLAESLRVKVASDALKGDRVRWLADVCGRHRGACPITLEYTGSDARALLQFGETWRIDPADNLIQALRDQFGRDNVFLQYR; this is encoded by the coding sequence ATGCCCGTCTCTTTCGTCCATCTTCGTCTGCACACTGAATATTCCCTGGTCGATGGACTGGTGCGCGTAAAGCCGCTGGTGAAGTCGGTGGCAGGCGCAGGCATGCCGGCGGTCGCTGTCACGGATCAGAGCAACATGTGCTCCCTGGTCAAGTTCTACAAGGCCGCCCAGGGGGCGGGGATCAAGCCTATCTGTGGCGCCGATATCTGGCTCGCCAGTCGCGAGGAAGATGGCCCGCTCAGCCGATTGACGCTGCTGGCGATGAACAGCAAGGGCTATCGGAATCTCACCGAGCTGGTGTCGCGTGGTTGGACCGAGGGGCAGCGCAACGATCAGATCATCATTGAGCGAGACTGGGTCAAGGCGGCAGCCGACGGACTGATCGCACTGTCCGGCGCCAAGGAAGGGGAGATTGGCCATGCCCTGCTGGACGGCGAGGAGGCGCTAGCCGATGCGCTGCTGGCCGAGTGGCAGGCGGTCTTTCCGCAACGTTTCTATCTCGAAGTGCAGCGCACCAGCCGAGTCAACGACGAAGAGCATCTGCATGCGGCCGTAGCATTGGCGCAGCGTTGCAGCGTCCCGTTGGTGGCCACCAATGACGTGCGCTTTCTCAAACAGGAAGATTTCGAAGCTCACGAAACGCGGGTTTGCATCGGTGAAAGCCGCACCCTCGACGATTCGCGGAGGCCGCGCAACTATTCCGATCAGCAGTACCTGAAAACACCTGAGGAAATGTGGGAGCTGTTCAGCGATCTGCCCGAAGCGCTGGAGAACACGGTCGAGATCGCCCGTCGCTGCAATATCGAGGTGCAGTTGGGAACATACTTCCTGCCCGACTTCCCCGTGCCGGACGGCATGACAATGGACGAGTACTTCCGCAAGGTCTCGTTCGATGGGCTTGATGAGCGTCTTGAGGTGTTGCTGCCCAAGGATACGCCCGACTATGAGGCGAAGAAGCAGGTCTATGTCGATCGCCTGAATTTCGAGCTCGACATCATCATCCAGATGGGCTTCCCGGGTTACTTTCTGATCGTTATGGACTTCATCCAGTGGGCGAAGAATAACGGCGTGCCGGTGGGTCCGGGACGAGGGTCGGGTGCGGGTTCTCTGGTCGCCTATGTGCAGAAGATTACCGACCTCGACCCGCTGGCCTACGATCTGCTATTCGAGCGATTCCTCAATCCTGAGCGCGTCTCCATGCCCGACTTCGACGTCGACTTCTGCATGGATGGCCGCGATCGAGTCATCGATTACGTGGCCGAAAAATACGGCCGCAACGCGGTCAGCCAGATCATCACCTTCGGCACCATGGCGGCCAAAGCCGTGGTTCGCGATGTGGCGCGCGTGCAAGGCAAGTCGTACGGCCTGGCTGATCGACTGTCGAAGATGATCCCCTTCGAAGTCGGCATGACGCTAGAAAAAGCCTATGAAATGGAAGAGCCTCTTAGGGACTTCTTGGCTGTTGACGAAGATGCCCGAGAAATCTGGGACATGGCGCTCAAGCTCGAAGGCATCACGCGCGGCACCGGTAAGCACGCCGGCGGGGTGGTGATCGCGCCGACCAAGCTCACCGATTTCGCGCCCATTGCTTGCGATGACGAGGGCGGCAGCCTGGTCACGCAGTTCGACAAGGACGATGTCGAGCAGGCGGGATTGGTCAAGTTTGACTTCCTTGGCCTACGGACCCTGACGATCATCAAATGGGCCATGGAAACGATCAACCGCGAGCAGGCCAAGAAGGGCCTGGAGCCGCTGAACATCGACTTCATCCCGCTGGACGACAAGCCGACCTTCTCGCTTTTGCAGAAGGCCGAAACCACGGCGGTGTTCCAACTTGAATCGCGCGGCATGAAGGAGCTGATCAAGAAGCTCAAGCCGGATTGCCTGGAAGACCTCATCGCTCTGGTGGCGCTGTTTCGTCCCGGCCCGCTGCAGTCCGGCATGGTTGACGACTTCATCAACCGGAAACATGGTCGCGCAGAGATCTCCTATCCCCATTCGGACTACCAATACGAAGGCCTCAAGCCGGTACTGGCGCCCACCTACGGCATCATCCTGTATCAGGAGCAGGTGATGCAGATCGCTCAGGTCATGGGCGGCTATACGCTCGGTCAGGCGGACATGCTGCGCCGCGCCATGGGTAAGAAAAAGCCCGAGGAGATGGCCAAGCAGCGCGGCGGCTTCATTGAGGGTTGTGCCAATAACGGCATCGATGCTGATCTGGCGGGCAACATCTTCGACCTGGTAGAAAAGTTTGCCGGCTACGGCTTCAACAAATCTCACTCGGCTGCCTACGGTCTGGTCTCGTACCAGACGGCCTGGCTCAAGGCGCATTACCCGTCGCCGTTCATGGCCGCAGTGTTGTCGGCGGATATGCATAACACCGACAAGGTGGTCACGCTGATTGAAGAATGCCGCAGCATGAAGCTGCGCATCGACGCGCCGGATGTGAACAACTCGGAATTCAAATTCACCGTAAGCGACGAGGGGCGGATCATCTACGGGCTGGGCGCCATCAAGGGCGTCGGTGAGGGGCCGGTGGAAGCGATCTGTGAGTGCCGTAACGAAGGGGGGCCGTTCAAGGACTTGTTCGATTTCTGCAGCCGCGTCGATCTCAAACGCATCAACAAGAGAACCCTGGAGGCGCTGATCCGAGGAGGTGCACTGGATCGGCTCGGGCCGTACTTCTCTGATGAGCCAAAGGCCTATCAGGCCAATATCGACCGCAATCGCGCGGTGCTTATGTCGGCAATGGAGGAAGCCATCCAGGCGGCGGAGCAGACTGCGCGCAGCCTCGACAGTGGCCATGCGGACCTGTTTGGCGGATTGTTCGCCGAGCCCGAAGCGGACGTGTACGCCAATCACCGCAAGGCTCGCGAGTTGTCATTGAAAGAGCGCCTGAAGGGAGAAAAAGACACGCTGGGCCTGTATCTCACCGGCCATCCGATCGACGAGTATGAGGGTGAAGTACGTCGTTTCGCCCGTCAGCGGATCATCGACCTACGACCAGCTCGGGGCGAACAGACCATTGCCGGGCTTATCGTCAATTTGCGTGTGATGAAGAACAAGAAAGGCGACAAGATGGGCTTCATTACCCTGGATGACCGGTCCGGACGAATCGAGGCGTCGCTTTTCGCCGAAGCCTTCAACAGTGCGCAGGCTCTGCTACAGACCGACGCGCTCGTGGTAGTGGAAGGCGAGGTCAGCAACGATGACTTCTCCGGCGGCCTGCGCCTGCGCGCCAAGCGAGTGATGAGCCTGGAGGAGGCGCGTACCGGGCTGGCTGAGAGCTTGCGGGTGAAGGTCGCCAGCGATGCGCTCAAGGGTGATCGAGTACGCTGGCTGGCCGATGTTTGCGGGCGTCACCGCGGCGCCTGTCCGATCACGCTGGAGTACACCGGTAGCGACGCGCGGGCGCTTTTGCAGTTTGGCGAAACCTGGCGGATCGATCCGGCCGACAACTTGATTCAGGCATTGCGTGACCAGTTCGGGCGCGACAACGTCTTTCTGCAATACCGATAG
- the kdsA gene encoding 3-deoxy-8-phosphooctulonate synthase: MSQKTIRVGNIEIANDKPFVLFGGMNVLESRDLALQICETYVKVTEKLGIPYIFKASFDKANRSSINSFRGPGLEEGLRIFEEVKKAFGVPVITDVHEPHQAQPVAEVCDIIQLPAFLSRQTDLVVAMAKTGAVINIKKAQFLAPQEMKHILTKCEEAGNDQLILCERGSSFGYNNLVVDMLGFDIMKRMQYPVIFDVTHALQMPGGRADSAGGRRAQVTDLAKAGLSQGLAGLFLEAHPDPENAKCDGPCALRLDKLEPFLTQLKQLDDLIKNFSPIETA; this comes from the coding sequence ATGAGCCAGAAGACCATCCGCGTCGGCAATATCGAAATTGCCAACGACAAGCCGTTCGTGCTGTTCGGTGGCATGAACGTGCTGGAGTCCCGCGACCTCGCGCTGCAGATTTGCGAAACCTATGTGAAGGTCACTGAGAAGCTCGGTATTCCTTATATTTTCAAGGCCAGTTTCGACAAGGCCAATCGCTCGTCCATCAACTCCTTCCGTGGCCCGGGCCTGGAAGAGGGCCTGCGCATCTTTGAAGAAGTGAAGAAAGCCTTTGGCGTGCCGGTGATCACTGATGTGCACGAGCCCCATCAGGCACAGCCGGTGGCCGAGGTCTGCGACATCATCCAGTTGCCGGCCTTCCTCTCGCGCCAGACCGACTTGGTAGTTGCAATGGCCAAAACAGGTGCGGTGATCAACATCAAGAAAGCCCAGTTTCTCGCGCCGCAGGAAATGAAGCACATTCTTACCAAGTGCGAAGAAGCCGGTAACGATCAGTTGATTCTCTGCGAGCGCGGCTCGTCGTTTGGCTACAACAACCTGGTGGTCGACATGCTCGGTTTCGACATCATGAAGCGGATGCAATATCCGGTGATCTTCGATGTCACACATGCGCTGCAGATGCCGGGAGGCCGCGCCGATTCTGCCGGAGGCCGTCGTGCGCAAGTCACCGATCTGGCCAAGGCCGGCCTTAGCCAGGGGCTTGCCGGTTTGTTCCTCGAGGCGCACCCGGATCCTGAGAATGCCAAGTGTGATGGTCCCTGCGCCCTGCGTCTGGATAAGCTCGAACCGTTCCTCACCCAGCTCAAGCAGCTGGATGACCTGATCAAGAATTTTTCGCCAATCGAAACTGCTTGA